The Kineothrix sp. MB12-C1 genome includes a window with the following:
- a CDS encoding DUF6077 domain-containing protein, protein MEQIVMIVVKIIGIIFWMFVLPFCIGLIPMQWMPKEKKNIGVAFLAGYLIMLPLCWIVAVPTLLLVTYSSFLVMVRIFTVLLGVAGILGVGLSARSIRREQWDSLRPSFSLKDMSIEEKIEWVLFLALLVFQLYKAFTLTSFDGDDAEYVAQSLVTQQSNTMYLIKPYTGGTTSLDIRHALAVLPIWIAYIGRMTGIHTTILAHSVIPFVFIPLTYFVYYEIGKQLLKRKKEFLPAFMIFMSLLQIFGNVSIYTSETFFLTRTWQGKSLAANFVLLFILCLLLWIFDREKERRENELVLWILLALTNMTAGVCTSMVVFLSAVMIAAMAFWMMIAERKFSVLVKAGLVCIPNAAYMLLYLFLHV, encoded by the coding sequence ATGGAGCAGATAGTAATGATAGTGGTTAAGATAATTGGCATAATATTTTGGATGTTCGTACTTCCCTTTTGTATCGGCCTAATCCCTATGCAGTGGATGCCGAAGGAGAAGAAGAATATAGGCGTTGCTTTTCTTGCGGGATATTTAATTATGCTTCCTTTATGTTGGATTGTGGCGGTACCGACCCTCCTGCTTGTAACATATAGCAGTTTCCTTGTTATGGTGCGTATTTTTACTGTACTTTTAGGGGTTGCGGGAATATTAGGAGTAGGTCTTAGTGCCCGCTCGATCAGAAGAGAGCAGTGGGACAGCCTTCGCCCAAGCTTCTCACTGAAAGATATGTCGATAGAAGAAAAGATAGAATGGGTACTGTTTCTGGCTCTTCTGGTCTTCCAGCTTTATAAAGCATTTACTCTTACTTCTTTTGATGGAGACGATGCGGAATATGTGGCGCAGTCGCTTGTGACTCAGCAAAGTAACACTATGTATCTGATCAAACCCTATACGGGAGGTACCACTTCTTTGGATATTCGTCATGCACTTGCGGTACTTCCTATATGGATTGCCTATATCGGAAGAATGACGGGAATCCACACGACGATATTAGCACATAGCGTGATCCCTTTTGTGTTCATCCCATTAACCTATTTCGTTTATTACGAAATAGGCAAACAGCTATTAAAACGAAAAAAAGAGTTCCTACCTGCTTTTATGATATTTATGTCTCTGTTACAAATATTTGGAAATGTATCTATTTATACGAGTGAGACCTTCTTTCTGACAAGAACATGGCAAGGGAAATCGTTGGCTGCTAACTTTGTACTTCTTTTCATACTGTGTCTGCTTTTGTGGATTTTCGACAGGGAAAAGGAGAGGAGAGAAAACGAACTTGTTTTATGGATATTACTGGCATTGACTAATATGACGGCGGGAGTATGTACGTCTATGGTGGTATTCCTGAGTGCAGTGATGATTGCAGCGATGGCATTTTGGATGATGATTGCGGAACGGAAATTCAGTGTGCTTGTGAAGGCAGGGCTCGTGTGTATACCTAACGCAGCCTATATGTTGTTGTATCTGTTTTTGCATGTTTGA
- a CDS encoding radical SAM/SPASM domain-containing protein yields the protein MAVRVHNFLGRLGWNARKYFPMLASESYLKLQFITRRKLQKNYIEHFMGKEEVPMPLVVNLETINRCNSTCEFCTANKNAEKRPYKRMEDELFYSIIDQLADWGYKGHLTMYGNNEPWLDTRIVEFHKYAREKLPEAFIFMSTNGLLLDVDKVKSIVPYVDQLIVNNYGLDMKLHDNIQVVYEYIKAHPQEFEGVDILIQMRYLKEVLTNRAGSAPNKKATEKVITETCLMPYTDMWIMPNGRLGICCCDNLEVTNLADLHEMPLKEAWNSKKYQELREAIKTGRQNYGFCKHCDFIDAGLRMDAVDDVLKDNETMHGARQSIFKNK from the coding sequence ATGGCAGTAAGGGTACATAATTTTCTGGGAAGATTGGGATGGAATGCGAGGAAATATTTTCCTATGCTTGCCAGTGAAAGTTATTTAAAGCTTCAATTTATTACGAGAAGGAAGTTGCAGAAGAATTATATCGAGCATTTTATGGGGAAGGAAGAAGTTCCTATGCCGCTCGTTGTCAATCTGGAGACGATTAACCGTTGCAATAGTACATGTGAGTTCTGTACTGCGAATAAAAATGCGGAAAAACGTCCTTATAAACGCATGGAGGACGAGTTGTTCTATAGTATTATCGATCAGCTGGCAGATTGGGGATATAAAGGCCATTTGACGATGTATGGCAATAATGAACCATGGCTGGATACCCGTATTGTAGAATTCCATAAATATGCGAGAGAGAAGTTACCGGAAGCATTTATTTTCATGTCCACCAATGGACTTTTGCTCGATGTGGATAAGGTGAAGTCGATTGTGCCATATGTGGATCAGCTTATTGTCAACAACTATGGACTTGATATGAAGCTGCACGATAATATTCAGGTAGTCTATGAATATATTAAGGCGCATCCCCAGGAATTCGAAGGTGTGGATATCCTTATTCAGATGCGTTACTTAAAAGAAGTGCTCACGAACCGTGCAGGAAGTGCGCCGAATAAAAAGGCTACGGAGAAGGTAATTACAGAGACTTGCCTCATGCCTTATACGGATATGTGGATTATGCCGAATGGAAGATTAGGCATATGCTGCTGCGATAATTTAGAGGTAACAAACCTGGCTGATTTACATGAGATGCCGTTAAAAGAAGCGTGGAACAGCAAGAAATATCAGGAGCTTCGTGAAGCGATTAAGACAGGCAGACAGAACTATGGCTTCTGCAAGCATTGTGACTTTATCGATGCAGGGCTGCGGATGGATGCGGTAGATGATGTGCTGAAAGATAATGAAACGATGCATGGAGCGAGACAGTCCATATTTAAGAATAAATAA
- a CDS encoding NAD(P)/FAD-dependent oxidoreductase has protein sequence MRKALIIGAGPAGLTAAYELLTNRQPGNPDIDNDFEVIVLEESAAFGGISRTVNHNGNRMDMGGHRFFSKVPEVNEWWANMLPEQGSPAYDDILLNRSMPLAKGGPDPEKEERVMLNRNRVSRIYFNRNFFDYPISFKFETFRNMGLATTIVVGFSYLKSLVVKRKENSLEDFYINRFGRKLYSMFFENYTENLWGRNPSEIAPDWGSQRVKGLSIIAILKDVFEKMLPGKENRKVETSLIEQFKYPKLGPGQLWEVTADEITKLGGTILKNSKVTGFVKNKDNHITALTYEHEGEVSTIEGDIFISSMPIKDLVGGMNDVPADMAAIASGLPYRDYMTLGVLVPKLNLKNLTKMKTVGNIVPDCWIYVHDRTVKLGRLQIYNNWSPYMIKDLEHTVWIGLEYFCNEGDSFWNMNEEEFTSLAIGEMVQMDLIDDASQVLDTHVERVKKAYPAYFDTYKDMDKLTAYLDTIDNLYCVGRNGQHRYNNIDHSMCTSFEAVKNIKYGINRKDNVWSVNTEKEYHEEAKSNEIE, from the coding sequence ATGAGAAAAGCTCTTATCATAGGCGCCGGTCCTGCCGGACTGACCGCAGCCTACGAATTATTGACAAACAGGCAGCCCGGTAACCCGGATATAGATAATGACTTCGAAGTCATCGTATTGGAAGAAAGCGCTGCTTTCGGCGGTATCTCCCGAACAGTTAATCATAACGGAAACCGCATGGATATGGGCGGTCATCGCTTCTTTTCCAAAGTCCCTGAAGTCAACGAATGGTGGGCTAATATGCTTCCGGAACAGGGTTCTCCTGCCTATGATGATATACTGTTAAACCGTTCTATGCCCCTCGCAAAGGGTGGACCTGATCCGGAAAAAGAAGAACGTGTTATGTTGAACCGAAACCGCGTATCCCGCATTTATTTTAACAGGAATTTTTTCGACTATCCTATTTCTTTTAAGTTTGAAACCTTTCGGAATATGGGGCTTGCTACGACTATTGTTGTCGGTTTCAGCTATTTGAAATCTTTGGTCGTTAAGAGAAAAGAAAACTCTCTGGAAGATTTCTATATCAATCGCTTTGGCAGGAAGCTTTATTCCATGTTCTTCGAGAACTACACAGAAAATCTTTGGGGACGTAACCCTAGTGAAATTGCTCCGGATTGGGGCTCCCAACGTGTAAAGGGTCTTTCCATTATTGCTATTTTAAAAGATGTCTTCGAAAAAATGCTGCCAGGCAAAGAAAATCGCAAAGTAGAGACCTCTTTGATCGAACAGTTCAAATATCCCAAACTCGGCCCCGGTCAGTTATGGGAAGTCACAGCCGATGAAATTACGAAGCTGGGCGGAACAATTTTAAAAAACAGTAAAGTAACCGGTTTTGTTAAAAATAAAGATAATCATATTACCGCACTTACTTATGAGCACGAGGGTGAAGTCTCCACTATCGAAGGTGATATCTTCATCTCTTCTATGCCGATTAAAGATTTAGTCGGCGGTATGAATGATGTGCCTGCCGATATGGCCGCCATTGCCTCCGGTCTCCCTTACCGCGATTACATGACTCTTGGTGTCCTCGTACCCAAGTTGAATCTAAAGAATCTGACCAAGATGAAAACCGTCGGCAATATTGTTCCCGACTGCTGGATTTATGTTCACGATAGAACGGTCAAATTGGGCCGCCTGCAAATATACAACAACTGGTCCCCTTATATGATTAAAGATTTGGAACATACTGTGTGGATAGGATTGGAATATTTCTGCAATGAAGGTGACTCTTTCTGGAATATGAACGAGGAAGAATTCACTTCTCTCGCCATCGGAGAAATGGTACAGATGGATCTGATCGACGATGCTTCCCAGGTTCTGGATACCCATGTAGAACGGGTGAAAAAGGCATATCCTGCTTATTTCGATACATATAAGGACATGGATAAGCTTACCGCCTATCTGGATACGATCGACAACCTCTATTGCGTAGGACGTAACGGACAACATCGGTATAACAATATCGACCATTCCATGTGTACCTCCTTTGAGGCCGTTAAAAATATCAAATACGGCATTAACCGCAAAGACAATGTATGGAGCGTTAATACAGAAAAGGAATACCACGAAGAGGCGAAATCAAACGAAATAGAATAA
- a CDS encoding MBOAT family O-acyltransferase, giving the protein MTDGVAMLFNSYEFVFLFLPISILGYYFLVRKEKSEAAKVWMTAMSFWFYGSFRMEYLWVLSGSLIFNYGVILILKRKPIPPWSMSRRKKGILAVGIAGNLGLLFYVKYMNFFIENINEIRGGSWPLLQVLLPVGISFFTFQQISFLVDYAKGEVQECSFIDYVLYISYFPKLTEGPIVTHEELFSQFRQIGNKELDSEEIRKGMTLFVFGMAKKVLLADTFGNAVNYGYDNLHLIHSPDAILLVLFYALQLYFDFSGYCDMAMGISRIFGIRLPLNFNSPYQAKNIVDFWKRWHITLSRFFTKYVYIPLGGNRKGTAVMCRNMLIVFFLSGLWHGAGWNFILWGMLHGGLYVFTRMWQRRKQGKESKGSVLLTFVYVSIAWVYFRARSVAQGNELLRLAISGGWERVNKNLAGYFNLDEFWYVLKVLRLDRWEYGHYLLMFVITAFSLVLVFLGKNAVKVTEEMKPRTWSAVFTAGLFFWCILMFSNVSSFLYFNF; this is encoded by the coding sequence GTGACGGACGGTGTAGCGATGTTATTTAATTCATATGAATTTGTATTTTTATTTCTGCCGATAAGTATTCTTGGTTATTATTTTCTTGTAAGGAAAGAAAAAAGCGAGGCAGCAAAAGTGTGGATGACAGCAATGTCATTTTGGTTTTACGGAAGTTTTCGGATGGAATACTTATGGGTGCTGTCAGGAAGCCTGATCTTCAACTATGGAGTGATTCTTATCCTTAAAAGAAAGCCTATCCCTCCATGGTCGATGAGCAGGAGAAAAAAGGGGATACTGGCGGTTGGAATTGCAGGAAATCTTGGACTTTTATTCTATGTGAAGTATATGAATTTTTTCATTGAGAATATAAATGAAATACGGGGTGGCTCATGGCCGCTTTTACAAGTTCTCTTGCCGGTAGGAATTAGTTTTTTTACTTTTCAGCAGATTTCCTTTTTGGTAGATTATGCTAAGGGTGAAGTACAGGAGTGCAGTTTCATCGACTATGTCCTTTATATTTCTTATTTTCCTAAATTGACAGAAGGTCCTATTGTGACTCATGAGGAACTTTTTTCCCAATTTAGACAGATTGGAAATAAGGAGTTAGATAGCGAAGAGATAAGAAAGGGAATGACTCTATTCGTCTTCGGTATGGCAAAAAAGGTTCTATTGGCAGATACCTTCGGCAATGCTGTTAATTATGGTTACGATAATCTACATCTCATACATAGCCCGGATGCGATACTTTTAGTTCTGTTTTATGCTCTGCAGCTTTACTTCGATTTCAGCGGTTATTGTGATATGGCGATGGGTATTAGCAGGATTTTTGGCATTAGACTCCCTCTTAATTTTAACTCTCCGTATCAGGCGAAGAATATTGTGGATTTCTGGAAGCGGTGGCATATAACGCTGAGCCGTTTCTTTACAAAATATGTATATATTCCTCTGGGAGGCAATCGCAAAGGGACGGCAGTTATGTGTAGGAACATGTTGATTGTGTTCTTCCTGAGCGGCCTATGGCATGGTGCAGGATGGAATTTTATCCTCTGGGGAATGCTGCATGGGGGATTGTATGTCTTCACCCGTATGTGGCAAAGGAGAAAGCAAGGGAAAGAAAGTAAGGGAAGTGTTCTGCTTACTTTTGTTTATGTGAGCATCGCTTGGGTTTATTTCAGGGCCAGGAGTGTGGCACAGGGAAATGAATTACTTCGTCTTGCGATAAGCGGTGGATGGGAACGGGTAAATAAAAATCTGGCCGGATATTTTAATCTGGATGAATTCTGGTATGTGTTAAAGGTGCTGCGTTTGGACCGTTGGGAATATGGGCATTATTTATTAATGTTTGTCATTACAGCTTTTTCTCTGGTGCTGGTATTTTTGGGGAAAAATGCAGTAAAGGTGACAGAAGAGATGAAGCCGAGAACTTGGTCTGCTGTTTTTACGGCAGGGTTATTTTTCTGGTGCATTTTGATGTTTTCCAATGTCAGTAGTTTTTTGTATTTCAATTTTTAG
- a CDS encoding SGNH/GDSL hydrolase family protein, producing MKGGRGMGVYKKVIVLFLMLFAAGYIVGCGQGADSGQDMVDKGVMEGEVAEDSSVAEDDSIEGERSDADKGAVESKDVKDGGEGNGVGIEGGENAEGDAGKSGADDEVKAEGSQPVSPWAGKKVSICGDSLSTFTGYIPDYYSKFYPENGEITQVDDTWWMRVLNRTGMELCRNASYSGSTVSGPSLDNSDGRYSCGDRRIMDLAGEAGEQPDIIIVLMGANDLLNNIPLGDYDGVSTVEEGVIGTFSEAYALMLDKMKRSYPDAEIYCATIAEVSRWNDKGEKFPFMNAEGLTAEDYNEWIRAIAQAKGVHLIDVYQCGITSENAQEYTSDGTHPNAEGAGLIADKVCEAFEL from the coding sequence ATGAAAGGTGGAAGAGGTATGGGTGTTTATAAAAAGGTGATAGTTTTGTTTTTGATGTTGTTTGCGGCTGGCTATATTGTAGGGTGTGGACAAGGTGCTGATTCGGGGCAGGATATGGTGGACAAGGGTGTTATGGAAGGGGAAGTAGCGGAGGATAGCTCTGTGGCAGAAGATGATTCAATAGAGGGGGAACGTTCTGATGCGGATAAGGGAGCAGTGGAGAGTAAGGATGTAAAGGATGGCGGGGAAGGAAATGGTGTAGGTATCGAGGGAGGAGAGAATGCAGAAGGCGATGCGGGGAAAAGCGGAGCAGACGACGAGGTGAAGGCGGAAGGCAGTCAGCCGGTTTCTCCGTGGGCTGGAAAGAAGGTTTCTATATGTGGTGACAGCCTTTCCACTTTTACCGGCTATATTCCGGACTATTATAGCAAGTTTTATCCGGAAAATGGTGAGATAACGCAGGTGGATGATACATGGTGGATGAGGGTGCTTAATCGGACAGGGATGGAACTGTGTCGGAATGCTTCCTATTCGGGAAGTACGGTGAGTGGGCCGTCTTTGGATAATAGTGATGGGAGGTATTCTTGCGGTGACCGGCGAATAATGGATTTAGCGGGGGAAGCAGGAGAGCAGCCGGACATTATTATTGTGCTGATGGGGGCTAACGATCTGCTGAATAATATTCCTCTTGGAGATTATGACGGTGTTTCGACAGTGGAAGAAGGTGTGATAGGGACTTTCAGCGAAGCGTATGCCTTGATGCTGGATAAGATGAAACGTTCATATCCCGACGCGGAGATTTATTGCGCTACAATTGCAGAAGTATCCCGCTGGAATGATAAGGGAGAAAAGTTTCCATTTATGAATGCAGAAGGTCTGACTGCGGAGGACTATAATGAATGGATAAGGGCAATTGCTCAGGCTAAAGGGGTGCATCTTATCGATGTGTATCAATGTGGAATCACTTCTGAAAATGCGCAGGAATATACTAGTGATGGAACGCATCCAAATGCAGAAGGCGCCGGGCTTATAGCGGATAAAGTCTGCGAAGCCTTCGAACTTTGA